A genomic segment from Juglans regia cultivar Chandler chromosome 14, Walnut 2.0, whole genome shotgun sequence encodes:
- the LOC108992935 gene encoding pentatricopeptide repeat-containing protein At4g11690: MPQSHQALVLVLKMVKSPPLKALSLFNSSTLQGLQHNHESLSFILHYILSSNMLSHAQSLILQILSGRISSPAFTPSSLLHYLTQTCSNLDSNHVHLYEAIINAHVLSQLPEQALFYLNMMIDKGLVPGPYTFNNLLGCLIKSNCFEKACAVFNEARGKVQMDVYSFGIMIKGCCEAGDLKKGFELLVQLEEMGLSPNVVIYTTLIDGCCKIGDIERAKELFREMGELGLVANQHTYTVLINGFFKKGLKKEGFELHEEMGRSGVSPNIYTYNCIIYEYCNDGRTTRAFDLFDEMHERGVVCNVVTYNTLIGGLCREMRVWEAEKLVDQMMRVGISPNLITYNMLMDGFCNIGKLEKASNLFDRLKSIGQCPTLVTYNVLIAGFCRVGNSVQASDLIREMEERGISPSKVTYTILINAFVRSGDMEKAFRIYYSMEKAGLVPDVYTFAVLIHGLCIKGNMKEASKLFESMSEMHLEPNDVIYNTMILGYCKEGSSYRALRLLQEMGQNGLVPNVASYSSTIGVLCKDGKWTEAEILLKSMTESGLKPSISVYNMISQAKNDP, from the coding sequence ATGCCGCAATCGCACCAAGCTCTCGTCCTCGTACTGAAAATGGTGAAAAGCCCGCCATTGAAAGCTCTTTCACTCTTCAACTCCTCAACTCTCCAAGGCCTCCAACACAACCACGAATCCTTATCCTTCATCTTACACTACATCCTCTCCTCCAACATGCTATCTCACGCCCAGTCTCTCATTCTACAAATACTTTCTGGTCGAATCTCCTCTCCTGCTTTCACTCCTTCGTCTCTTCTCCACTATCTAACACAAACTTGTTCGAACTTAGATTCAAACCATGTTCATCTCTATGAAGCAATCATCAATGCCCATGTTCTATCTCAATTGCCAGAGCAAGCGCTCTTCTACTTGAATATGATGATTGATAAGGGCCTTGTGCCTGGACCATACACTTTCAATAATCTTTTGGGTTGTCTTATCAAGTCAAATTGTTTTGAGAAAGCATGTGCTGTTTTCAATGAAGCACGGGGCAAGGTTCAAATGGATGTGTATAGTTTCGGGATTATGATTAAGGGTTGTTGTGAGGCTGGTGATTTGAAGAAAGGGTTTGAGCTTTTGGTTCAGTTGGAGGAAATGGGCTTGTCTCCAAATGTTGTTATCTACACTACTTTGATTGATGGGTGTTGTAAGATAGGCGATATTGAGCGGGCCAAGGAGTTGTTTCGTGAAATGGGAGAGCTTGGTTTGGTCGCTAATCAGCACACTTACACGGTGTTGATCAATGGGTTTTTCAAGAAAGGTTTGAAGAAGGAGGGGTTTGAGCTGCATGAAGAAATGGGGCGCAGCGGGGTTTCTCCTAATATTTATACGtataattgtataatatatGAGTATTGTAATGATGGTAGAACAACTAGAGCCTTTGACCTGTTTGATGAAATGCACGAAAGAGGGGTGGTTTGTAATGTTGTTACATACAACACTCTAATTGGTGGCTTGTGTCGAGAGATGAGGGTTTGGGAAGCTGAGAAGTTGGTGGATCAAATGATGAGAGTTGGTATAAGTCCAAATTTAATTACGTATAATATGCTGATGGATGGCTTTTGTAATATTGGAAAGTTGGAGAAGGCCTCAAATTTATTTGATCGGTTGAAGTCAATTGGCCAATGTCCAACTCTAGTTACTTACAATGTTCTAATTGCGGGTTTTTGTAGAGTTGGGAATTCAGTACAAGCTTCTGATTTGATAAGGGAGATGGAGGAGAGAGGGATTTCTCCTTCTAAAGTGACATATACAATCCTAATCAATGCCTTTGTTCGATCAGGTGACATGGAAAAAGCATTTCGTATATATTATTCCATGGAGAAGGCAGGTTTGGTTCCAGATGTTTATACATTTGCTGTATTAATACATGGTTTATGCATAAAGGGTAATATGAAGGAAGCCTCGAAGCTGTTCGAGTCCATGAGTGAGatgcatttagagccaaatgaTGTGATATATAATACAATGATTCTTGGGTACTGCAAAGAGGGTAGCTCTTACAGGGCATTGAGGTTGCTTCAAGAAATGGGTCAGAATGGACTGGTTCCAAATGTAGCCTCCTACAGTTCAACCATTGGAGTTCTTTGCAAGGATGGGAAGTGGACAGAGGCTGAAATTCTACTTAAATCAATGACAGAGTCAGGTTTAAAACCATCGATTTCAGTCTACAATATGATTTCTCAAGCCAAAAATGACCCATGA
- the LOC108992930 gene encoding methyl-CpG-binding domain-containing protein 5-like, translating to MSTWCQDPNPNPKSPKRDPSRPGKSLSAELPSDPLLRPGSYIDATATGRDGTASMLGMRRSSDSSSPSLASKTSNGVATPFPESTESPAGAQQRRGAAAALPDWLPPGWKIEDRARISGASAGMIDRYFLDPVSGHRFRSKKEVFFFLETGTKRKRGKVMENSDADALGSEGQKPKKSGMKSKSSASKFDFFNVPEKVEWVLTDTTQGSWAPFIGDEKVSESTMQEWSAAFTAIASRDNDQRKS from the exons ATGTCCACCTGGTGTCAGGATCCGAACCCCAACCCGAAGTCTCCCAAACGAGACCCGAGCAGACCCGGAAAATCCCTATCCGCCGAGCTGCCATCCGATCCGCTGCTCAGACCCGGCTCCTACATCGACGCAACTGCCACTGGGCGTGACGGGACTGCTTCGATGCTTGGTATGCGCCGCTCGTCCGATAGCTCGTCGCCTTCTTTAGCCTCGAAGACTTCTAACGGTGTGGCCACGCCGTTTCCGGAGAGCACGGAATCTCCGGCGGGAGCTCAGCAGCGTCGGGGGGCGGCGGCGGCGCTGCCGGACTGGTTGCCGCCTGGTTGGAAAATCGAAGACAGAGCTCGGATCTCTGGTGCCTCAGCTGGAATGATAGATAGG TACTTTCTTGATCCAGTTTCAGGCCATCGATTCCGATCAAAGAAAgaggtttttttcttcttagaaACCGGAACCAAACGGAAAAGGGGGAAAGTAATGGAGAACTCTGATGCTGATGCATTG GGTTCTGAGGGCCAGAAACCAAAGAAGTCTGGCATGAAGTCGAAGAGTTCtgcttcaaaatttgatttttttaacgTGCCTGAGAAGGTTGAATGGGTTCTCACAGATACCACCCAAGGATCCTGGGCTCCTTTTATTGGTGATGAAAAGGTGTCAGAATCTACCATGCAAGAGTGGTCCGCCGCATTTACAGCCATCGCCTCCAGAGACAATGATCAGAGAAAGTCTTGA